A genomic segment from Deinococcus multiflagellatus encodes:
- a CDS encoding helix-turn-helix domain-containing protein, which yields MTAAPRPKNLLFQGLQVFQGERLKQAREAQGLTMTTLADRIGKSKQAISRYESGADRPSSEVVITLSDTLDQPVGFFYQPLREGEDRTVTFFRRLKRVTAPELRRASAWQRWLEDLSLFLEEYVSFPELDLPTDFLSLLATDNVDLTIIDDAALRLRKHWRLGLGPIEHLTRTVESHGILVSRFDVGADDIDGYSFYSSSGRGIIALNDYKTNYFRSRFDLSHELGHLLLHRQVMPAELNDDRIYERLEKQAHRFASALLLPAGPLLQEAESIDLDSLLLLKKRWGVSIGAIAHRLLDLEVIEQEDFVRIRKNLVRRKWNKREPLDFSTDPEATVAFPQAVQVLLSEADFTKNDICADLIRSPESIRRVGNLPLDFFKEPDELVEVHSKNLQLTTG from the coding sequence ATGACCGCTGCCCCCAGACCCAAGAACCTGTTGTTTCAGGGTTTGCAGGTCTTTCAAGGGGAACGACTCAAACAAGCTAGGGAAGCACAGGGACTGACAATGACCACGCTCGCCGACCGCATTGGTAAATCAAAGCAAGCGATTTCCCGGTACGAGTCAGGGGCTGATCGCCCATCAAGCGAAGTGGTGATCACACTGTCCGACACACTGGACCAACCTGTTGGCTTCTTCTATCAGCCGCTGCGTGAAGGTGAAGACCGCACCGTCACTTTTTTCCGCCGACTTAAGCGGGTGACTGCACCCGAACTACGTCGCGCCTCAGCGTGGCAACGGTGGCTGGAAGACCTCAGCCTGTTTCTTGAAGAGTACGTTTCGTTCCCTGAGTTAGATCTGCCAACAGATTTCCTTTCCCTCCTAGCGACAGACAACGTCGATTTGACCATCATCGATGACGCAGCCCTTCGCCTTCGCAAGCACTGGCGGCTTGGCCTCGGCCCGATCGAGCACCTCACCCGGACTGTGGAGTCCCACGGCATCCTGGTCTCTCGATTTGATGTTGGCGCTGATGACATTGATGGTTACTCGTTCTACAGCTCGAGTGGCAGAGGAATCATCGCCCTCAACGACTACAAGACCAACTACTTCCGTTCCCGATTTGACCTCTCGCATGAGCTGGGGCATTTGCTGCTCCACCGACAGGTCATGCCAGCAGAACTCAACGATGACCGGATTTACGAGCGCCTTGAGAAGCAGGCCCACCGGTTCGCTAGTGCTCTGCTGCTCCCTGCAGGTCCTCTCCTGCAAGAGGCAGAGTCAATCGACCTGGATTCTCTCTTGCTGCTTAAGAAGAGATGGGGCGTCTCTATTGGCGCTATTGCCCACCGACTCCTTGACTTGGAAGTGATCGAGCAAGAGGACTTTGTTCGAATCCGCAAAAACCTAGTGAGGCGGAAATGGAACAAGCGAGAGCCCCTTGACTTCTCAACTGATCCAGAGGCGACTGTCGCATTCCCACAAGCAGTACAAGTGCTTCTCAGCGAAGCTGACTTCACCAAAAACGACATCTGCGCCGACCTAATACGGTCACCCGAATCAATCAGAAGAGTGGGTAACCTACCGCTCGATTTTTTTAAGGAGCCGGACGAGTTGGTCGAAGTACACAGCAAGAATCTTCAACTCACCACTGGGTGA